The Misgurnus anguillicaudatus chromosome 21, ASM2758022v2, whole genome shotgun sequence genome includes a window with the following:
- the sf1 gene encoding splicing factor 1 isoform X3 has product MVGLNPEFKPPADYKPPATRVSDKVMIPQDEYPEINFVGLLIGPRGNTLKNIEKECCAKIMIRGKGSVKEGKVGRKDGQMLPGEDEPLHALVTANTMENVKKAVDQIRTILKQGIETPEDQNDLRKMQLRELARLNGTLREDDNRILRPWQSTEPRSITNTTLCTKCGGAGHISSDCKFTSSFAARPGEPPQSAQDKARMDKEYLSLMAELGEAPVPASGGGHSNPPPSGPRPGGPTNNQPLQNRPPWMNSSPTDNRNFHGMHGAPGGPHNFPPPMPNMGGPPMPPNPSGMPPPWMQPPPPPMGQGPAPPGHPMGMMPPPMGMMPPPPPPPNNQPPPPPSGPLPPWQQQAPPPPPTSSMATSAPLPWQQNTTTTSTPATANLPPWQQPQQTATSGTQPPPPMGTPSMVPPPPGVQPPLPPGAPPPPPPPPPGSAGMMYAPPPPPPPMDPSFVTMMGIPGMPPYGMPPAPPPPPPQS; this is encoded by the exons ATGGTGGGACTCAATCCTGAATTCAAACCACCTGCTGACTACAA ACCACCAGCCACACGGGTTAGTGATAAGGTGATGATTCCTCAGGACGAATATCCAGAGATCAACTTTGTTGGGCTTCTCATTGGGCCACG TGGCAACACCCTGAAGAACATCGAGAAGGAGTGCTGTGCTAAGATCATGATTCGTGGGAAAGGCTCGGTGAAGGAAGGGAAAGTGGGCCGCAAAGATGGGCAAATGCTTCCAGGGGAAGACGAACCTCTTCATGCATTAGTCACAGCTAACACCATGGAGAATGTCAAGAAGGCTGTAGATCAG ATCCGTACTATCCTCAAGCAAGGCATTGAGACCCCTGAGGACCAGAATGACTTAAGAAAAATGCAGTTGAGGGAATTGGCACGACTTAATGGCACTCTGAGAGAGGATGACAACAG GATCTTGCGTCCATGGCAGAGCACAGAACCTCGCAGCATCACAAACACAACTCTCTGCACAAAGTGTGGTGGAGCAGGTCACATCTCCTCAGACTGCAAGTTCACCAG TTCTTTTGCTGCACGGCCTGGTGAACCACCCCAGTCTGCTCAAGATAAGGCACGCATGGATAAAGAGTACCTGTCGCTCATGGCAGAGCTAGGAGAAGCTCCAGTTCCTGCCTCTGGTGGGGGCCACAGCAACCCTCCACCCAGTGGACCTCGTCCAGGAGGACCCACCAACAACCAGCCACTTCAG AACCGTCCACCTTGGATGAATTCAAGCCCTACGGATAACAGGAATTTCCATGGCATGCATGGCGCCCCTGGTGGCCCTCACAATTTTCCTCCACCAATGCCAAACATGGGTGGCCCTCCTATGCCACCAAACCCCAGCGGAATGCCTCCACCCTGGATGCAGCCGCCACCGCCTCCAATGGGCCAAGGTCCAGCGCCACCTGGACACCCGATGG GTATGATGCCACCACCCATGGGTATGATGCCCCCACCTCCTCCTCCCCCCAACAACCAACCACCACCTCCTCCTTCAGGACCTCTGCCACCATGGCAACAGCAGGCACCGCCCCCACCACCCACCAGCAGCATGGCCACCAGCGCTCCACTTCCATGGCAACAAA ATACAACCACCACATCCACCCCTGCAACTGCAAACCTGCCTCCATGGCAACAGCCTCAGCAGACAGCCACCTCCGGCACTCAGCCCCCTCCACCCATGGGCACGCCTTCTATGGTGCCCCCTCCACCTGGGGTCCAACCTCCACTTCCCCCTGGCGCCCCACCACCTCCACCACCCCCTCCACCTGGCTCAGCAGGCATGATGTACGCACCTCCTCCCCCGCCCCCACCCATGGACCCTAGCTTTGTGACCATGATGGGAATTCCCGGAATGCCACCTTACGGAATGCCCCCAGCACCTCCTCCACCTCCACCCCAAAGTTAA
- the sf1 gene encoding splicing factor 1 isoform X2, producing MATGANATPLGKLHPSIGAKRGFDSGPGAGLMAPPGPPVSFPLQNFQPPQLSNPVFSQFPGAVSSALSNPIGVGIQSQAGGGAGGDFGQKKRKKSRWSSETPDQKTVIPGMPTVIPPGLSRDQERAYIVQLQIEDLTRKLRTGDLGIPVNPEDRSPSPEPIYNSEGKRLNTREYRTRKKLEEERHSLITEMVGLNPEFKPPADYKPPATRVSDKVMIPQDEYPEINFVGLLIGPRGNTLKNIEKECCAKIMIRGKGSVKEGKVGRKDGQMLPGEDEPLHALVTANTMENVKKAVDQIRTILKQGIETPEDQNDLRKMQLRELARLNGTLREDDNRILRPWQSTEPRSITNTTLCTKCGGAGHISSDCKFTSSFAARPGEPPQSAQDKARMDKEYLSLMAELGEAPVPASGGGHSNPPPSGPRPGGPTNNQPLQNRPPWMNSSPTDNRNFHGMHGAPGGPHNFPPPMPNMGGPPMPPNPSGMPPPWMQPPPPPMGQGPAPPGHPMGMMPPPMGMMPPPPPPPNNQPPPPPSGPLPPWQQQAPPPPPTSSMATSAPLPWQQNTTTTSTPATANLPPWQQPQQTATSGTQPPPPMGTPSMVPPPPGVQPPLPPGAPPPPPPPPPGSAGMMYAPPPPPPPMDPSFVTMMGIPGMPPYGMPPAPPPPPPQS from the exons ATGGCAACGGGAGCCAACGCAACCCCGCTGGGGAAGCTACACCCGAGTATCGGCGCCAAGCGAGGCTTCGACTCCGGGCCCGGTGCAGGATTAATGGCTCCACCCGGGCCTCCAGTGTCTTTCCCGCTGCAGAACTTTCAGCCACCGCAGTTGTCCAACCCAGTCTTTTCCCAGTTTCCCGGAGCCGTGAGTTCTGCCCTCTCAAACCCAATCGGAGTCGGGATACAGTCACAGGCGGGAGGAGGAGCAGGAGGAG ATTTTGGGCAGAAGAAGCGAAAAAAGAGCCGGTGGAGCAGTGAGACCCCCGATCAGAAGACCGTTATCCCAGGCATGCCCACCGTTATCCCACCCGGGCTGAGTCGCGACCAAGAGCGTGCTTATATAG TCCAACTGCAGATCGAAGACCTGACACGTAAACTGCGTACAGGAGACCTGGGAATCCCTGTTAACCCTGAGGACAG GTCTCCGTCTCCTGAGCCCATCTACAACAGCGAGGGGAAAAGGCTTAACACACGTGAATACCGCACGCGCAAGAAACTGGAAGAGGAGAGACATTCTCTCATTACTGAGATGGTGGGACTCAATCCTGAATTCAAACCACCTGCTGACTACAA ACCACCAGCCACACGGGTTAGTGATAAGGTGATGATTCCTCAGGACGAATATCCAGAGATCAACTTTGTTGGGCTTCTCATTGGGCCACG TGGCAACACCCTGAAGAACATCGAGAAGGAGTGCTGTGCTAAGATCATGATTCGTGGGAAAGGCTCGGTGAAGGAAGGGAAAGTGGGCCGCAAAGATGGGCAAATGCTTCCAGGGGAAGACGAACCTCTTCATGCATTAGTCACAGCTAACACCATGGAGAATGTCAAGAAGGCTGTAGATCAG ATCCGTACTATCCTCAAGCAAGGCATTGAGACCCCTGAGGACCAGAATGACTTAAGAAAAATGCAGTTGAGGGAATTGGCACGACTTAATGGCACTCTGAGAGAGGATGACAACAG GATCTTGCGTCCATGGCAGAGCACAGAACCTCGCAGCATCACAAACACAACTCTCTGCACAAAGTGTGGTGGAGCAGGTCACATCTCCTCAGACTGCAAGTTCACCAG TTCTTTTGCTGCACGGCCTGGTGAACCACCCCAGTCTGCTCAAGATAAGGCACGCATGGATAAAGAGTACCTGTCGCTCATGGCAGAGCTAGGAGAAGCTCCAGTTCCTGCCTCTGGTGGGGGCCACAGCAACCCTCCACCCAGTGGACCTCGTCCAGGAGGACCCACCAACAACCAGCCACTTCAG AACCGTCCACCTTGGATGAATTCAAGCCCTACGGATAACAGGAATTTCCATGGCATGCATGGCGCCCCTGGTGGCCCTCACAATTTTCCTCCACCAATGCCAAACATGGGTGGCCCTCCTATGCCACCAAACCCCAGCGGAATGCCTCCACCCTGGATGCAGCCGCCACCGCCTCCAATGGGCCAAGGTCCAGCGCCACCTGGACACCCGATGG GTATGATGCCACCACCCATGGGTATGATGCCCCCACCTCCTCCTCCCCCCAACAACCAACCACCACCTCCTCCTTCAGGACCTCTGCCACCATGGCAACAGCAGGCACCGCCCCCACCACCCACCAGCAGCATGGCCACCAGCGCTCCACTTCCATGGCAACAAA ATACAACCACCACATCCACCCCTGCAACTGCAAACCTGCCTCCATGGCAACAGCCTCAGCAGACAGCCACCTCCGGCACTCAGCCCCCTCCACCCATGGGCACGCCTTCTATGGTGCCCCCTCCACCTGGGGTCCAACCTCCACTTCCCCCTGGCGCCCCACCACCTCCACCACCCCCTCCACCTGGCTCAGCAGGCATGATGTACGCACCTCCTCCCCCGCCCCCACCCATGGACCCTAGCTTTGTGACCATGATGGGAATTCCCGGAATGCCACCTTACGGAATGCCCCCAGCACCTCCTCCACCTCCACCCCAAAGTTAA
- the sf1 gene encoding splicing factor 1 isoform X1: protein MATGANATPLGKLHPSIGAKRGFDSGPGAGLMAPPGPPVSFPLQNFQPPQLSNPVFSQFPGAVSSALSNPIGVGIQSQAGGGAGGVDFGQKKRKKSRWSSETPDQKTVIPGMPTVIPPGLSRDQERAYIVQLQIEDLTRKLRTGDLGIPVNPEDRSPSPEPIYNSEGKRLNTREYRTRKKLEEERHSLITEMVGLNPEFKPPADYKPPATRVSDKVMIPQDEYPEINFVGLLIGPRGNTLKNIEKECCAKIMIRGKGSVKEGKVGRKDGQMLPGEDEPLHALVTANTMENVKKAVDQIRTILKQGIETPEDQNDLRKMQLRELARLNGTLREDDNRILRPWQSTEPRSITNTTLCTKCGGAGHISSDCKFTSSFAARPGEPPQSAQDKARMDKEYLSLMAELGEAPVPASGGGHSNPPPSGPRPGGPTNNQPLQNRPPWMNSSPTDNRNFHGMHGAPGGPHNFPPPMPNMGGPPMPPNPSGMPPPWMQPPPPPMGQGPAPPGHPMGMMPPPMGMMPPPPPPPNNQPPPPPSGPLPPWQQQAPPPPPTSSMATSAPLPWQQNTTTTSTPATANLPPWQQPQQTATSGTQPPPPMGTPSMVPPPPGVQPPLPPGAPPPPPPPPPGSAGMMYAPPPPPPPMDPSFVTMMGIPGMPPYGMPPAPPPPPPQS, encoded by the exons ATGGCAACGGGAGCCAACGCAACCCCGCTGGGGAAGCTACACCCGAGTATCGGCGCCAAGCGAGGCTTCGACTCCGGGCCCGGTGCAGGATTAATGGCTCCACCCGGGCCTCCAGTGTCTTTCCCGCTGCAGAACTTTCAGCCACCGCAGTTGTCCAACCCAGTCTTTTCCCAGTTTCCCGGAGCCGTGAGTTCTGCCCTCTCAAACCCAATCGGAGTCGGGATACAGTCACAGGCGGGAGGAGGAGCAGGAGGAG TAGATTTTGGGCAGAAGAAGCGAAAAAAGAGCCGGTGGAGCAGTGAGACCCCCGATCAGAAGACCGTTATCCCAGGCATGCCCACCGTTATCCCACCCGGGCTGAGTCGCGACCAAGAGCGTGCTTATATAG TCCAACTGCAGATCGAAGACCTGACACGTAAACTGCGTACAGGAGACCTGGGAATCCCTGTTAACCCTGAGGACAG GTCTCCGTCTCCTGAGCCCATCTACAACAGCGAGGGGAAAAGGCTTAACACACGTGAATACCGCACGCGCAAGAAACTGGAAGAGGAGAGACATTCTCTCATTACTGAGATGGTGGGACTCAATCCTGAATTCAAACCACCTGCTGACTACAA ACCACCAGCCACACGGGTTAGTGATAAGGTGATGATTCCTCAGGACGAATATCCAGAGATCAACTTTGTTGGGCTTCTCATTGGGCCACG TGGCAACACCCTGAAGAACATCGAGAAGGAGTGCTGTGCTAAGATCATGATTCGTGGGAAAGGCTCGGTGAAGGAAGGGAAAGTGGGCCGCAAAGATGGGCAAATGCTTCCAGGGGAAGACGAACCTCTTCATGCATTAGTCACAGCTAACACCATGGAGAATGTCAAGAAGGCTGTAGATCAG ATCCGTACTATCCTCAAGCAAGGCATTGAGACCCCTGAGGACCAGAATGACTTAAGAAAAATGCAGTTGAGGGAATTGGCACGACTTAATGGCACTCTGAGAGAGGATGACAACAG GATCTTGCGTCCATGGCAGAGCACAGAACCTCGCAGCATCACAAACACAACTCTCTGCACAAAGTGTGGTGGAGCAGGTCACATCTCCTCAGACTGCAAGTTCACCAG TTCTTTTGCTGCACGGCCTGGTGAACCACCCCAGTCTGCTCAAGATAAGGCACGCATGGATAAAGAGTACCTGTCGCTCATGGCAGAGCTAGGAGAAGCTCCAGTTCCTGCCTCTGGTGGGGGCCACAGCAACCCTCCACCCAGTGGACCTCGTCCAGGAGGACCCACCAACAACCAGCCACTTCAG AACCGTCCACCTTGGATGAATTCAAGCCCTACGGATAACAGGAATTTCCATGGCATGCATGGCGCCCCTGGTGGCCCTCACAATTTTCCTCCACCAATGCCAAACATGGGTGGCCCTCCTATGCCACCAAACCCCAGCGGAATGCCTCCACCCTGGATGCAGCCGCCACCGCCTCCAATGGGCCAAGGTCCAGCGCCACCTGGACACCCGATGG GTATGATGCCACCACCCATGGGTATGATGCCCCCACCTCCTCCTCCCCCCAACAACCAACCACCACCTCCTCCTTCAGGACCTCTGCCACCATGGCAACAGCAGGCACCGCCCCCACCACCCACCAGCAGCATGGCCACCAGCGCTCCACTTCCATGGCAACAAA ATACAACCACCACATCCACCCCTGCAACTGCAAACCTGCCTCCATGGCAACAGCCTCAGCAGACAGCCACCTCCGGCACTCAGCCCCCTCCACCCATGGGCACGCCTTCTATGGTGCCCCCTCCACCTGGGGTCCAACCTCCACTTCCCCCTGGCGCCCCACCACCTCCACCACCCCCTCCACCTGGCTCAGCAGGCATGATGTACGCACCTCCTCCCCCGCCCCCACCCATGGACCCTAGCTTTGTGACCATGATGGGAATTCCCGGAATGCCACCTTACGGAATGCCCCCAGCACCTCCTCCACCTCCACCCCAAAGTTAA